The Methanobrevibacter wolinii SH genome includes a window with the following:
- a CDS encoding SDR family NAD(P)-dependent oxidoreductase: protein MRTYNEFDGKTVLVTGGAGCVGSNLTKKLANLGARVIIFDNMSSAYHWNIPKHENIEFVEGDIRNDEDLNRVFKEQPDIVYHLAAHFANQNSVDQPETDLMVNGMGILKTLEHAQLTGVDRFIFSSSGCGVYGLESKMPFKEDDISISLHTPYQLTKLLGELYTNYFHNLYDLPIVNARFFNVFGPGEVPGKYRNVIPNFFYWAMNGQALPITGEGTETRDWTFVGDICNGLLAMGIEEDAIGEAINLGSGKDHRVIDMANRVNELSGNEAGIEFKERRNWDAKTKLLSSIDKAKDLLGYKPTVSFDDGLVKVHDWFVDNWDNIQESAEFD, encoded by the coding sequence ATGAGAACATATAATGAATTTGATGGAAAAACAGTTTTAGTAACTGGTGGAGCAGGTTGTGTTGGTAGTAATTTAACTAAAAAACTTGCAAATTTAGGTGCAAGGGTTATTATTTTTGATAATATGTCTTCTGCTTATCATTGGAATATTCCTAAACATGAGAATATTGAGTTTGTAGAAGGGGATATTAGAAATGATGAAGATTTAAATAGGGTTTTTAAAGAACAACCTGATATTGTATATCATTTAGCTGCTCATTTTGCAAATCAAAATAGTGTAGATCAACCAGAAACTGATTTAATGGTTAATGGTATGGGTATTCTTAAAACTTTAGAACATGCACAACTTACTGGTGTAGATAGATTTATATTTTCTTCATCTGGTTGTGGAGTATATGGTCTTGAATCTAAAATGCCATTTAAAGAAGATGATATCTCTATTTCATTACATACTCCATATCAATTAACAAAACTTTTAGGAGAATTATATACTAATTACTTCCATAACTTATATGATTTACCTATTGTAAATGCAAGATTCTTTAATGTATTTGGTCCTGGTGAAGTTCCTGGAAAATACAGAAATGTAATTCCTAACTTCTTTTATTGGGCTATGAATGGTCAAGCATTACCTATTACTGGTGAAGGTACAGAAACACGTGATTGGACTTTTGTAGGTGATATATGTAATGGTCTTTTAGCTATGGGTATTGAAGAAGATGCTATTGGTGAAGCTATTAATCTTGGTTCTGGTAAAGATCATAGAGTTATTGATATGGCTAATCGTGTAAATGAATTATCTGGAAATGAAGCAGGTATTGAATTTAAAGAAAGAAGAAATTGGGATGCTAAAACTAAACTTTTATCTTCTATTGATAAAGCTAAAGATCTTTTAGGATACAAACCTACTGTTTCCTTTGATGATGGACTTGTTAAAGTTCATGATTGGTTTGTTGATAATTGGGATAATATTCAAGAATCTGCTGAATTTGACTAG
- a CDS encoding glycosyltransferase — MKILVVQESDWIKRNPHQQHHLMDRMSVRGHEIKVIDYPIDWPKDSPEGNKYEREVIDNVYKVDKRANIQVIRPGFIKKPVLNYMSLYNSHKSEIKKQIKEFKPDVIVGLGLLNAYSASCLCKKNNIPFVYYLIDVLYALIPEKVFQSFGKYINKKAIKNADKVITINEKLSELAINLGANPENTIKIDAGIDLKSYNPNLDSSNIKAEYGIKDDDIVLFFMGFIYDFAGMKELAITLGKNKDKYPNYKIIIVGDGDAYDDLLKIKEEYDLSNQLILTGRQPFEKIPEFLSLADFCLLPAYIDEEIMQDIVPIKIYEYLAMEKVVIATELPGISTEFGYNHGVEYVHEASEVLDKAQSIIDEGKYEKLSKIAREYVKDNDWEVITDKFENTLNDIIKNH; from the coding sequence ATGAAAATTTTAGTAGTACAAGAATCTGATTGGATTAAAAGGAATCCTCATCAACAACATCACCTTATGGATAGAATGTCTGTACGTGGTCATGAAATTAAAGTTATTGATTATCCTATTGATTGGCCTAAAGATTCTCCTGAAGGTAATAAATATGAAAGAGAAGTTATTGATAATGTTTATAAAGTAGATAAAAGAGCAAATATTCAAGTTATTAGACCTGGTTTTATTAAAAAACCTGTACTTAATTATATGTCTCTTTATAATTCTCATAAATCTGAAATTAAAAAACAGATTAAAGAATTTAAACCTGATGTTATTGTAGGATTAGGTTTACTTAATGCATATTCTGCATCTTGTTTATGTAAAAAAAATAATATACCTTTTGTATATTATTTAATTGATGTATTATATGCATTAATTCCTGAGAAAGTATTCCAATCCTTTGGTAAATATATAAATAAAAAAGCTATAAAAAATGCAGATAAAGTCATTACAATTAATGAAAAACTATCTGAACTTGCAATTAATCTTGGTGCAAATCCAGAAAATACAATTAAAATTGATGCTGGAATAGATCTTAAATCATATAATCCAAATCTTGATTCATCAAATATAAAAGCAGAGTATGGTATTAAAGATGATGATATTGTACTATTTTTTATGGGTTTTATTTATGATTTTGCTGGTATGAAAGAATTAGCTATTACTTTAGGTAAAAATAAAGATAAATATCCAAATTATAAAATCATCATTGTAGGTGATGGTGATGCTTATGATGATTTATTAAAGATTAAAGAAGAATATGATTTATCTAATCAGCTTATTTTAACTGGTCGTCAACCTTTTGAAAAGATTCCAGAATTTTTATCTTTAGCAGATTTCTGTCTACTTCCTGCATATATAGATGAAGAAATTATGCAAGATATTGTACCAATTAAAATATATGAATATCTTGCTATGGAAAAAGTAGTTATTGCAACAGAACTTCCTGGAATCTCAACAGAATTTGGATATAATCATGGTGTTGAATATGTTCATGAAGCAAGTGAAGTTTTAGATAAAGCACAATCTATTATTGATGAAGGTAAATATGAAAAACTATCTAAAATTGCACGTGAATATGTTAAAGATAATGATTGGGAAGTAATTACTGATAAATTTGAAAATACTTTAAATGATATTATTAAAAATCATTAA